From the genome of Eucalyptus grandis isolate ANBG69807.140 chromosome 2, ASM1654582v1, whole genome shotgun sequence, one region includes:
- the LOC104432295 gene encoding acyl-CoA-binding domain-containing protein 4, translating to MAAMARASSGLAYPERFYAAASYAGLDGSPDAAAAAKGVTSKFSNDSALLLYGLYQQATIGPCTVPKPRGWNPVEQSKWTSWNGLGNMASTEAMRLFVKILEEEDPGWYSRASNYVSEPVLEPVVNVETNHTEKVDPVVENGIYTTEPKITSTENGILSETQDKDAVSDSLGSVAVYDQWIVPPTSGQRPKARYEHGAAIVEDKMYIYGGNHNGRYLNDLHVLDLRSWAWSRVEAGFEVDSAESQPSRPLAPCAGHSLIPWENKLISVAGHTKDPTETIQVRAFDLQTNTWSFLKTYGKPPVSRGGQSVTLVGTSLVIFGGQDAKRSLLNDLHILDLETMTWDEFDAAGVPPSPRSDHTAAVHAERYLLIFGGGSHATCFNDLHVLDLQTMEWSRPTQQGDIPTPRAGHAGVTIGENWFIVGGGDNKSGVSETIVLNMSTLVWSVVTTVEGRIPVASEGLSLVVSTYNGEDVIVSFGGYNGRYNNEVNVLKPSHKSTLPAKAIESPLPDSVSAVHNATNATRDLESEVEAVQDGRREFVVDNIEKDPRKSRNGGTAEHLLATLKAEKEELESSLNKEKLLSLQLKQEISEAETRNTDLYKELQSVRGQLATEQSRCFKLEVDVAELRQKLQMMETLQKELELLQRQKAASEQAALMAKQRQNSGGVWTWITGAPPSPKVDDV from the exons ATGGCGGCGATGGCTCGAGCGAGCTCGGGGCTCGCGTACCCGGAGCGCTTCTACGCCGCCGCCTCCTACGCCGGCCTCGACGGATctcccgacgccgccgccgccgccaaggGCGTCACCTCCAAGTTCTCCAACGACTCCGCCCTCCTCCTCTACGGCCTCTACCAGCAG GCAACCATTGGACCTTGTACTGTACCAAAACCCAGAGGGTGGAACCCTGTCGAGCAAAGTAAATGGACTAG ttggaatggccTAGGAAACATGGCATCTACAGAGGCAATGCGactatttgtgaaaatattgGAG GAGGAAGATCCTGGTTGGTACTCAAGAGCATCTAATTACGTTTCTGAACCTGTTTTGGAACCTGTTGTTAATGTGGAAACGAAT CATACTGAAAAAGTTGACCCGGTGGTTGAGAATGGGATCTATACTACTGAGCCAAAAATTACATCCACTGAAAATGGAATCCTGAGTGAAACTCAGGATAAAGACGCCGTTTCTGATAGTCTAGGATCAGTTGCTGTCTATGATCAATGGATTGTACCTCCAACATCTGGTCAACGTCCGAAAGCACGCTATGAG CATGGAGCAGCAATCGTTGAAGACAAGATGTACATATATGGTGGAAACCACAATGGACGATACCTAAATGATCTTCAT GTTCTGGATTTGAGGAGCTGGGCTTGGTCAAGAGTAGAGGCAGGGTTCGAGGTTGATTCAGCAGAGTCGCAACCTTCCAGACCTTTAGCTCCATGTGCTGGTCATTCACTG ATACCTTGGGAAAATAAGCTTATTTCAGTTGCTGGACACACAAAAGATCCTACCGAGACCATACAAG TGAGAGCATTTGATCTACAAACTAATACTTGGTCATTCTTGAAGACTTATGGGAAACCACCG GTGTCCCGGGGAGGTCAATCGGTAACTCTGGTTGGCACTAGCTTAGTGATATTTGGTGGGCAAGATGCAAAAAGATCTCTGTTGAATGATCTTCATATACTTGACCTTGAAACAATGACTTGGGATGAATTTGATGCTGC GGGTGTTCCTCCTTCTCCAAGGTCTGATCATACTGCTGCGGTACATGCAGAGCGTTATCTCCTCATTTTCGGTGGGGGTTCACACGCTACTTGTTTTAATGATCTACATGTCCTTGATCTGCAAACC ATGGAATGGTCAAGACCCACCCAGCAAGGTGATATACCTACTCCAAGGGCAGGACATGCTGGTGTAACTATTGGAGAAAATTGGTTTATAGTTGGTGGTGGTGACAATAAGAGTG GGGTATCAGAAACCATTGTTCTGAACATGTCTACATTAGTTTGGTCTGTTGTGACCACTGTTGAAGGGCGCATTCCAGTTGCTAGTGAG GGTTTGAGTTTGGTTGTGAGCACCTATAATGGTGAAGATGTCATTGTATCTTTTGGAGGATATAATGGGCGTTACAACAATGAG GTTAATGTTCTTAAACCAAGCCACAAATCTACATTACCAGCAAAAGCAATTGAAAGTCCTTTGCCTGATAGTGTTTCTGCTGTGCACAATGCAACAAATGCTACCAGAGACTTGGAGTCAGAGGTTGAAGCGGTCCAAGATGGAAGAAGAGAATTTGTTGTGGACAATATTGAGAAAGATCCCAGG AAATCAAGAAATGGGGGAACTGCAGAACATCTTTTGGCAACCCTCAAGGCGGAGAAAGAAGAATTAGAATCTTCACTCAACAAGGAGAAGTTGTTGTCTCTTCAATTAAAGCAGGAAATCTCAGAAGCTGAGACTCGCAACACCGATCTATACAAG GAGCTTCAGTCCGTGCGGGGTCAACTTGCCACAGAGCAGTCGAGGTGTTTCAAACTTGAG GTCGATGTGGCAGAATTAAGGCAGAAGCTACAAATGATGGAGACATTGCAGAAGGAGCTCGAACTCCTCCAGCGACAGAAGGCCGCTTCTGAACAAGCCGCGCTAATGGCAAAGCAGAGGCAGAACTCTGGCGGAGTGTGGACTTGGATCACTGGAGCACCTCCAAGCCCAAAAGTCGATGATGTCTGA